Proteins encoded by one window of Labrys wisconsinensis:
- a CDS encoding 3-carboxy-cis,cis-muconate cycloisomerase gives MAKLQTLPAGMAGAGPSLIESLVGDAEVGALFSDEADLAALLTFEAALAEVQAAIGIIPTVAAEAIAGACREFKPDWSALRQGMVRDGVVGPALVAALRLAVGPQHGPCVHVGATSQDLVDTGLMLRLKTAAALLDARLAALLDDLVALRQAQGAVPLMAHTRMQAALPFTAADKIETWLRPLERHRRRLEEIGPRVFALQLGGPIGVGAAKGEQGAGLVDALATRLGLAPAAPWHTARDGIVELGSLLSLMTGALGKLGQDVALLAQSEVGAVRLAQGGGSSAMAHKSNPVGAEVLVALARFNAGLAGTLHQALVHENERSGAAWTLEWMTLPRMAITAGAALRHARALVSGISFKPLETDHPA, from the coding sequence ATGGCCAAGCTCCAGACGCTGCCGGCGGGCATGGCCGGAGCCGGCCCCTCGCTCATCGAGTCGCTCGTCGGCGACGCGGAGGTCGGCGCGCTGTTCTCCGACGAGGCCGACCTCGCCGCGCTGCTGACCTTCGAGGCGGCGCTGGCCGAGGTGCAGGCCGCCATCGGGATCATCCCGACCGTAGCGGCGGAGGCGATCGCCGGAGCTTGCCGGGAGTTCAAACCGGACTGGTCGGCGCTGCGCCAGGGCATGGTGAGGGACGGCGTCGTCGGTCCGGCCCTGGTCGCGGCGCTGCGCCTCGCCGTCGGCCCGCAGCACGGGCCCTGCGTGCATGTTGGCGCCACGAGCCAGGACCTGGTCGACACCGGCCTGATGCTGCGCCTGAAGACGGCCGCCGCGCTGCTCGACGCGCGCCTTGCCGCCCTTCTCGACGATCTCGTCGCCCTGCGGCAGGCGCAGGGAGCCGTGCCGCTGATGGCGCATACGCGCATGCAGGCGGCGCTTCCCTTCACCGCGGCCGACAAGATCGAGACCTGGCTGCGCCCGCTGGAGCGGCATCGCCGACGCCTCGAGGAGATCGGCCCGCGCGTCTTCGCCCTGCAGCTCGGCGGCCCGATCGGTGTCGGCGCGGCCAAGGGCGAGCAGGGCGCCGGGCTGGTCGATGCGCTGGCGACCCGGCTCGGCCTGGCGCCGGCGGCGCCCTGGCACACGGCGCGGGACGGCATCGTCGAGCTCGGCTCGCTGCTGTCGCTGATGACAGGCGCCCTCGGCAAGCTCGGGCAGGATGTGGCGCTGCTCGCCCAGAGCGAGGTCGGCGCCGTGCGCCTCGCCCAGGGCGGCGGCTCATCGGCCATGGCGCACAAGTCGAACCCGGTCGGCGCCGAGGTACTGGTGGCGCTGGCCCGCTTCAACGCCGGCCTCGCCGGCACGCTGCATCAGGCGCTGGTGCACGAGAACGAACGCTCCGGCGCCGCCTGGACGCTGGAATGGATGACGCTGCCGCGCATGGCGATCACCGCCGGCGCCGCGCTGCGCCACGCCCGTGCGCTTGTCTCGGGGATTTCCTTCAAGCCTCTGGAGACGGATCATCCGGCCTGA
- the pcaC gene encoding 4-carboxymuconolactone decarboxylase has protein sequence MSDPNERYRTGMATRRSVLGDAHVDRAGAAITDFDADFQAFITETAWGSVWSRPGFTLRERSIVTIALLAALGHDEEVAMHVRATRNTGATPDDIKEAMLHVAIYAGVPAANHAIKLIKAAYAEMAAAEKTED, from the coding sequence ATGTCTGACCCGAACGAGCGCTATCGAACCGGCATGGCGACGCGCCGCTCCGTGCTCGGCGACGCCCATGTCGATCGCGCCGGCGCTGCGATCACCGATTTCGATGCCGATTTCCAGGCCTTCATCACCGAGACGGCCTGGGGCTCGGTCTGGTCGCGGCCCGGCTTCACCTTGCGCGAACGCTCGATCGTGACCATCGCGCTCCTGGCGGCCCTCGGCCATGACGAGGAGGTCGCCATGCATGTGCGCGCCACCCGCAACACCGGCGCCACGCCGGACGACATCAAGGAGGCGATGCTGCATGTCGCCATTTATGCCGGCGTGCCCGCGGCCAATCATGCGATCAAGCTGATCAAGGCCGCCTATGCCGAGATGGCGGCGGCCGAGAAGACGGAAGACTAG
- the pcaH gene encoding protocatechuate 3,4-dioxygenase subunit beta, which translates to MSDQGSFYQRDRGWHPPALTPQYKTSVLRAPRNALLSLPGTLSEMTGPVFGHDRLGPLDNDLIRNFVHTGEPIGQRIVVYGRVLDENARPVPGALIEVWQANAGGRYRHKKDAYLAALDPNFGGCGRILTDADGRYRFRTIKPGAYPWPNGVNDWRPAHIHFSIFGHAFAQRLITQMYFEGDPMIWQCPIVSTIPDKAAIEQLVAALDRNNTVPMDALAYKFDIVLRGRRSTLFENRLEGN; encoded by the coding sequence ATGTCCGACCAGGGTTCGTTCTATCAGCGCGATCGGGGCTGGCATCCGCCGGCGCTGACGCCGCAATACAAGACCTCGGTGCTGCGCGCCCCGCGCAACGCGCTGCTGTCGCTGCCGGGCACGCTGTCGGAGATGACGGGCCCCGTGTTCGGGCATGACCGGCTCGGGCCGCTCGACAACGACCTCATCCGCAATTTCGTCCACACCGGCGAGCCGATCGGCCAGCGCATCGTCGTCTATGGCCGAGTGCTGGACGAGAATGCCCGGCCGGTCCCCGGCGCACTGATCGAGGTCTGGCAGGCCAATGCCGGCGGGCGCTACCGCCACAAGAAGGACGCCTATCTTGCGGCGCTCGACCCGAATTTCGGTGGCTGCGGGCGCATCCTCACCGACGCGGACGGCCGGTACCGCTTCCGCACCATCAAGCCCGGCGCCTATCCCTGGCCGAACGGCGTCAACGATTGGCGGCCGGCGCATATCCATTTCTCGATCTTCGGCCATGCCTTCGCCCAGCGCCTGATCACCCAGATGTATTTCGAGGGCGACCCGATGATCTGGCAGTGCCCGATCGTCTCGACCATCCCGGACAAGGCGGCGATCGAGCAATTGGTGGCGGCGCTCGACCGCAACAACACCGTCCCCATGGACGCGCTCGCCTACAAGTTCGACATCGTGCTGCGCGGGCGTCGCTCGACCCTGTTCGAGAACCGGCTGGAGGGCAATTGA
- the pcaQ gene encoding pca operon transcription factor PcaQ, whose protein sequence is MLDPRIKLRHLSCFLEVARLESVSRAAEILNVTQPAVSKTIRELEEVLRVPLFDRSGRNLVLTGFGEVFQRYAGASVTALRQGFDSVARARASDAVAVRIGALPTVSARILPHAMAHFTAQSLGMKPRVVTGPNGFLLSQLRLGDLDLVLGRMADPAAMAGFAFEHLYSERVVFAVRAGHPLLASKPFEFTAIARHQVLMPPPDSIIRPTVERFLVTHGIGPFAEEIETVSDSFGGSYVRACDAIWIISEGVVAEDVADGRLALLPIDTADTPGPVGLTTRAGTTLPIAAELFAQSVRAAVRRVSAQR, encoded by the coding sequence ATGCTCGACCCGCGCATCAAGCTCCGCCATCTCTCCTGTTTCCTCGAGGTCGCGCGGCTGGAAAGCGTCAGCAGGGCGGCCGAGATCCTGAACGTGACCCAGCCGGCGGTCTCCAAGACGATCCGGGAGCTGGAGGAGGTGCTGCGGGTGCCGCTGTTCGACCGCAGCGGCCGCAACCTCGTGCTGACCGGCTTCGGCGAGGTGTTCCAGCGCTATGCCGGCGCGAGCGTCACCGCCCTGCGCCAGGGCTTCGACTCGGTGGCGCGGGCGCGCGCTTCGGACGCGGTCGCGGTGCGGATCGGCGCCCTGCCGACGGTGTCGGCCCGGATCCTGCCGCATGCCATGGCGCATTTCACCGCGCAGAGCCTCGGCATGAAGCCGCGCGTCGTCACCGGCCCCAACGGCTTCCTCCTGTCGCAGCTGCGGCTCGGCGACCTCGACCTCGTGCTCGGCCGCATGGCCGATCCCGCGGCGATGGCCGGCTTTGCCTTCGAGCATCTCTATTCCGAGCGGGTCGTCTTCGCCGTCCGTGCGGGCCATCCGCTGCTCGCCTCGAAGCCGTTCGAGTTCACGGCGATCGCCCGGCATCAGGTGCTGATGCCGCCACCGGATTCCATCATCCGCCCGACCGTCGAGCGCTTCCTCGTCACGCACGGCATCGGCCCCTTCGCCGAGGAGATCGAGACGGTGTCCGACAGCTTCGGCGGCAGCTATGTCCGCGCCTGCGACGCGATCTGGATCATTTCCGAGGGCGTCGTGGCCGAGGACGTCGCCGACGGCCGGCTGGCGCTGCTGCCGATCGACACCGCGGATACGCCGGGGCCCGTGGGGCTGACGACGCGGGCCGGCACGACGCTCCCGATCGCGGCGGAACTCTTCGCGCAATCCGTCCGCGCCGCCGTGCGGCGGGTGTCCGCGCAGAGGTGA
- the pcaG gene encoding protocatechuate 3,4-dioxygenase subunit alpha, translated as MVQKLDQFKESPSQTAGPYVHIGCTPNRVEISGVWDEDLGLVMVGPETRGERILVEGHVIDGSGTPLRDAMVEIWQTDAAGLYNGHGETRGQADPAFSGWGRQPTDAVTGAFRFETVKPGRVPFLDGRLMAPHITFWIVARGINIGLHTRMYFGDEAAANAEDPVLARIEHKVRVPTLIAPRSDGAGLPTYTFDIRLQGHQETVFFDM; from the coding sequence ATGGTTCAGAAGCTCGATCAGTTCAAGGAGAGCCCGTCGCAGACCGCCGGCCCCTATGTCCATATCGGCTGCACGCCGAACCGGGTCGAGATCTCAGGCGTCTGGGACGAGGATCTCGGCCTCGTCATGGTCGGCCCCGAGACCCGGGGCGAGCGCATCCTGGTCGAAGGCCACGTCATCGACGGCTCCGGCACGCCGCTGAGGGACGCCATGGTCGAGATCTGGCAGACGGATGCGGCCGGCCTCTACAACGGGCATGGCGAGACCCGCGGCCAGGCCGATCCGGCCTTCTCGGGCTGGGGCCGGCAGCCGACCGATGCCGTCACCGGCGCATTCCGCTTCGAGACCGTCAAGCCCGGCCGCGTGCCCTTCCTCGACGGGCGGCTGATGGCGCCGCACATCACCTTCTGGATCGTGGCGCGCGGCATCAATATCGGCCTGCACACCCGGATGTATTTCGGCGACGAGGCCGCGGCGAACGCCGAGGATCCGGTGCTCGCCCGTATCGAGCACAAGGTGCGCGTCCCGACGCTGATCGCCCCGCGCAGCGACGGGGCCGGCCTGCCGACCTACACCTTCGACATCCGCCTGCAAGGGCACCAGGAAACCGTGTTCTTCGACATGTGA
- the pcaD gene encoding 3-oxoadipate enol-lactonase: MAFLLRGERVLHWRSDGPTDRPAVVFANSLGTDFRIWDAMLPAFAGRYRLIRYDKAGHGLSDTAAGPHALEDHVEDLLAVLDAAEVQAAAVVGLSFGGLIAQGGALWAPGRVAALVLCDTAARIGSATLWEARIAAVQTSGLAAIADSILERWFSAAFRRDRAVELAGWRNMLVRTPADGYAATCAAIREADLTGAVAAIRVPTLCLVGDEDGATPPDVVRATAALIPGARFEIIPGAGHLPCIEQPALLADLILHHLGEAGHV, translated from the coding sequence ATGGCCTTTCTCCTGCGCGGCGAACGCGTCCTGCACTGGCGCTCCGACGGCCCCACCGACCGGCCGGCGGTCGTCTTCGCCAATTCCCTCGGCACCGATTTCCGGATCTGGGACGCGATGCTCCCGGCCTTCGCCGGTCGCTACCGGCTGATCCGCTACGACAAGGCCGGCCATGGCCTGTCGGACACCGCCGCCGGGCCGCATGCGCTGGAGGACCATGTCGAGGATCTCCTCGCCGTGCTCGATGCCGCGGAGGTCCAAGCGGCGGCGGTCGTCGGCCTGTCCTTCGGCGGCCTGATCGCGCAAGGGGGGGCGTTGTGGGCGCCGGGGCGCGTCGCGGCGCTCGTGCTCTGCGACACGGCCGCCCGGATCGGCTCCGCGACCCTGTGGGAGGCGCGCATCGCCGCGGTCCAGACCTCCGGTCTCGCGGCGATCGCCGACAGCATCCTCGAGCGCTGGTTCTCCGCGGCGTTCCGCCGCGACCGGGCGGTCGAGCTGGCCGGCTGGCGCAACATGCTCGTGCGCACGCCGGCGGACGGCTATGCCGCGACCTGCGCGGCGATCCGCGAGGCCGACCTGACGGGAGCCGTGGCGGCGATCCGGGTGCCGACGCTCTGCCTCGTCGGCGACGAGGACGGCGCGACGCCGCCCGACGTCGTCCGCGCCACGGCCGCGCTCATTCCCGGCGCGCGGTTCGAGATCATTCCGGGCGCCGGGCATCTGCCCTGCATCGAGCAGCCGGCGCTGCTGGCCGACCTGATCCTGCATCACCTGGGGGAGGCCGGCCATGTCTGA